In Luteibacter mycovicinus, a genomic segment contains:
- a CDS encoding AMP nucleosidase yields MKTKNEIVSNWLPRYTGTPLEGFGRHILLTNFGHYVERFAADHGVEVRGRDRAMPNATADGITLINFGMGSPNAATIMDLLSVIEPEAVLFLGKCGGLKRKNAIGDLILPIAAIRGEGTSNDYLLPEVPALPAFQLQRAVSTMIRDLGHDYWTGTVYTTNRRVWEHDEGFKDYLRRTRSMAIDMETATIFAAGFANHIPCGALLLVSDQPMIPEGVKTEFSDAAVTANFVERHIKVGIEALKLVRRHGRSVKHLRFEDEQD; encoded by the coding sequence ATGAAAACCAAGAACGAGATCGTCTCCAACTGGCTGCCCCGCTACACGGGCACCCCCCTGGAGGGCTTTGGCCGGCACATCCTGCTGACCAACTTCGGCCATTATGTCGAGCGCTTCGCCGCCGACCACGGCGTGGAAGTACGCGGCCGCGACCGTGCCATGCCCAACGCCACCGCCGACGGCATCACCCTGATCAACTTCGGCATGGGCAGCCCCAACGCCGCGACCATCATGGACCTGCTCAGCGTGATCGAGCCGGAAGCCGTGCTGTTTCTCGGCAAGTGCGGCGGCCTCAAGCGCAAAAACGCCATCGGTGACCTGATCCTGCCGATCGCCGCCATCCGCGGCGAGGGCACGTCCAACGATTACCTGCTGCCCGAGGTCCCGGCGCTGCCGGCCTTCCAGCTGCAGCGCGCCGTGTCCACCATGATCCGCGACCTCGGCCACGACTACTGGACCGGTACGGTCTACACGACCAACCGACGCGTCTGGGAGCATGACGAAGGCTTCAAGGACTACCTGCGTCGCACCCGCAGCATGGCCATCGACATGGAGACGGCCACGATCTTCGCCGCCGGCTTCGCCAATCACATCCCCTGCGGCGCATTGCTGCTGGTCTCTGATCAGCCGATGATTCCCGAGGGCGTCAAGACGGAGTTCAGCGACGCGGCGGTCACGGCCAACTTCGTCGAGCGGCACATCAAGGTCGGCATCGAGGCACTGAAGCTGGTGCGGCGGCACGGGCGCAGCGTGAAGCACCTGCGCTTCGAGGACGAGCAGGACTGA
- a CDS encoding DegV family protein, translating to MRIGVAIDAACDLPHDFLERNGIAVMPITVKVDDQKFKDDRDPAEIQRFRDQKLGSRSHSAETEASSVEDVQDLFLDRMVRDFDCVVCLTIMATRSPIHDNVIKASFAILKNYRPVREAMGHTGPFLMRVVDTRNIFAGSGPAVAETVRMIQAGKSPAEVRERAAHVADCSYGYMLPRDLNYLRSRARSKGDRSVSFLSSMLGTALDIKPILRAHRGETGPVGKVRGFEHGAQVLFEYAAKRVQAGLLVPSLSLSYGGDLDDMRNLPGYHPLTRICGDAGVEILESPMSITGMVNVGEGAMTIGLAGEDHIAEF from the coding sequence ATGCGAATCGGAGTGGCGATCGACGCGGCCTGTGACCTGCCGCATGACTTCCTGGAGCGCAACGGCATCGCGGTCATGCCGATCACCGTCAAGGTCGACGACCAGAAGTTCAAGGACGACCGCGACCCTGCCGAGATCCAGCGCTTCCGCGACCAGAAGCTGGGTAGCCGCAGTCATTCGGCGGAGACCGAGGCAAGCTCGGTTGAAGATGTGCAGGACCTTTTCCTCGACCGCATGGTCCGCGACTTCGACTGCGTCGTCTGCCTGACGATCATGGCCACGCGCAGCCCGATCCACGACAACGTGATCAAGGCCAGCTTCGCCATCCTGAAGAATTACCGGCCGGTCCGTGAAGCCATGGGCCACACGGGGCCCTTCCTGATGCGGGTGGTCGATACACGCAATATCTTTGCGGGCTCCGGCCCGGCCGTCGCGGAGACCGTGCGGATGATTCAGGCGGGCAAGTCACCCGCCGAAGTACGTGAACGCGCCGCTCATGTCGCCGATTGCTCGTACGGCTACATGCTCCCGCGCGATCTGAATTACCTGCGCTCGCGCGCCCGGAGCAAGGGCGATCGCAGCGTCAGCTTTCTCAGCTCGATGCTCGGCACCGCGCTCGATATCAAACCGATCCTCCGCGCGCATCGCGGCGAGACCGGACCGGTCGGCAAGGTCCGTGGTTTCGAGCACGGAGCGCAGGTGCTGTTCGAATACGCCGCCAAGCGGGTCCAGGCCGGACTGCTCGTGCCCTCGCTGTCACTCAGCTACGGCGGTGACCTGGACGACATGCGCAACCTGCCGGGATATCACCCACTCACGCGCATCTGCGGCGACGCCGGCGTCGAAATCCTCGAGAGCCCCATGAGCATCACGGGCATGGTCAACGTCGGCGAAGGGGCGATGACGATCGGTCTGGCTGGCGAAGACCACATCGCCGAGTTCTGA